The genomic DNA AGCTGATCGTCGTCCTCGTCGACAACGGCGGCTTCGCGTCCATCGGCGCGCTGTCGGAGTCGCTGGGCTCGCAGCGCTTCGGCACCCGGTACGCGGGGCGCAACCCCGACACCGGCGAGCTGGACGGCGGGCCGCTGCCGGTGGACCTGGCGGCGAACGCGGCGAGCCTCGGCGCGAACGTGCTGCGGGCGACGACGGTGGCGGAGTTCCGGGACGCCTTCGTCCGGGCCAAGGAGGCGGAACGCACCACGGTGGTGCACGTCGTCACCGACCTGACCGGGCCCAACCCGCCGAGTTCCGCGTGGTGGGACGTGCCGGTCAGTGAGGTCTCCGAGCTGGAGTCCACGCGCAAGGCGTACGAGGAGTACCGCGACGGCAAGCGCGCCCAACGCCCGTACCTCTGACAGCCAGCAACCCCCGTACTTCCCCGGCAAGTTAAGCGAGACCCTCATGCACACGATCGAGCACTGGATCGCCGGCGGCGCTGCTGCGTCCGTTTCGGCTACCTCCGCCCGCACCGCCCCCGTCTACGACCCCGCCACCGGACGCGAGCAGGCCCGCGTCCTGCTCGCCGAGACCGCCGACGTCGACGCCGCCGTCAGCGCCGCCGCCAAGGCGTACGACACCTGGCGCGACAGCTCGCTGTCCCAGCGGATGCGCGTCATGTTCGCCTTCCGCGAGCTGCTGGTCCGGCACGAGGACGAGCTGGCCCGCGTCATCTCCGCCCAGCACGGCAAGATCATCTCCGATGCCCGGGGCGAGATCGTCCGCGGCCGGGAGGTCGTCGAGTACGCCTGCGGCATAGCCGACGCCCTCAAGGGCGGCTTCTCCGACCAGTACTCGCGCGGCGTCGACGTCCTCTCCTTCCGTGAGCCGCTGGGGGTCTGCGCGGGCATCACCCCGTTCAACTTCCCCGCGATGGTGCCGCTGTGGATGCACCCCATCGCCATCGCCACCGGCAACACCTTCGTGCTCAAGCCCAGCGAGCGCGACCCGTCCGCCTCCAACCTGATCGCCCAGTTCTACGCGGACGCCGGGCTGCCCGACGGCGTCTTCAACGTCGTCCACGGCGACAAGACCGCCGTCGACGCCATCCTCGACCACCCCGGCATCTCCGCCGTCTCCTTCGTCGGCTCCACGCCCGTCGCCACCTACGTGCACGAGCGCGGCACCGCCGCGGGCAAGCGCGTCCAGGCGCTCGGCGGCGCGAAGAACCACGCCGTCGTGCTGCCGGACGCGGACCTGGAGTACGCCTCCGACCAGCTCGTCGCCGCCGCCTACGGCTCCGCGGGCGAGCGCTGCATGGCGATCTCCGTCGCCGTCGCGGTCGGGGACGCGGCGGAGCCGCTGGTCGAGGTGCTGGAGCGGAAGGCGCGCGCGGTGCGCGTCGGCCCCGGCGACGACCCGGCCAGCGAGATGGGCCCGCTCGTCACCCGCGCCGCGCAGGAGCGCGTCAGCGGGGCCGTCGCCTCGGCCGCGGCGCAGGGCGCGACGGTCGTGGTCGACGGCCGGGACCTGAAGGTCGCCGGGCACGAGGAGGGCTTCTTCACCGGGCCGACGCTGCTGGACCACGTCAGTGCGGCGATGGACGCGTACCGCACGGAGATCTTCGGCCCGGTGCTCGCGGTGATCCGCGTCGCCACCCTGGACGAGGCGATCGCGCTCATCAACGCCAACCCGTACGGCAACGGCACGGCGCT from Streptomyces sp. CMB-StM0423 includes the following:
- a CDS encoding CoA-acylating methylmalonate-semialdehyde dehydrogenase; translated protein: MHTIEHWIAGGAAASVSATSARTAPVYDPATGREQARVLLAETADVDAAVSAAAKAYDTWRDSSLSQRMRVMFAFRELLVRHEDELARVISAQHGKIISDARGEIVRGREVVEYACGIADALKGGFSDQYSRGVDVLSFREPLGVCAGITPFNFPAMVPLWMHPIAIATGNTFVLKPSERDPSASNLIAQFYADAGLPDGVFNVVHGDKTAVDAILDHPGISAVSFVGSTPVATYVHERGTAAGKRVQALGGAKNHAVVLPDADLEYASDQLVAAAYGSAGERCMAISVAVAVGDAAEPLVEVLERKARAVRVGPGDDPASEMGPLVTRAAQERVSGAVASAAAQGATVVVDGRDLKVAGHEEGFFTGPTLLDHVSAAMDAYRTEIFGPVLAVIRVATLDEAIALINANPYGNGTALFTGDGGAARRFQREVHVGMVGINVPVPVPMAAYSFGGWKDSLIGDSPVHGPEGVRFYTRPKVVTTRWPAGGNPAARGAAFAFPTAN